A window from Hymenobacter volaticus encodes these proteins:
- a CDS encoding DUF5777 family beta-barrel protein: MISISTLWRVAGGLAAVLLLTPFNTKAQDLLNQLESETTDSLRREYVSATFKGTRVINGHSIETPGKGSLVFLISHRFGTLNSGAYEFFGLDQATIRLGLEYGLTDNLAVGVGRSSLEKTYDGFVKYKAIRQSSGPRPMPISVTLLATSAVSTLKFEPQPERSTTSRFTYTYQALLARKFSPNLSVQLMPTLVHRNYVALRRDQNDVYAIGAAARQKLTKRLALTAEYYYLLPGNTADDYRNSLALGFDIETGGHVFQLHFTNSQGMIEKFFVPQTTGNFFDGDIYFGFNISRAFQLKDSK; encoded by the coding sequence ATGATTTCAATCTCAACGCTTTGGCGAGTGGCTGGCGGGCTAGCTGCCGTACTTCTGCTAACTCCTTTCAACACGAAAGCACAGGATCTGCTGAACCAGTTGGAAAGTGAAACCACGGATAGTTTGCGCCGTGAGTACGTATCGGCCACCTTCAAAGGCACACGGGTTATCAATGGCCACTCCATCGAAACGCCAGGTAAAGGCAGCTTGGTGTTCCTGATTTCGCACCGCTTCGGCACGTTGAACAGCGGGGCCTACGAGTTTTTTGGGCTCGACCAAGCTACCATCCGGCTCGGGCTCGAATACGGCCTCACCGACAACCTAGCCGTAGGCGTGGGGCGCAGCTCGCTGGAAAAGACCTACGACGGATTTGTGAAGTACAAAGCAATACGCCAAAGCAGCGGCCCGCGCCCCATGCCGATATCGGTGACGCTCTTAGCTACTTCAGCAGTTAGCACACTGAAGTTTGAGCCCCAGCCCGAACGCTCCACCACGTCGCGCTTCACTTACACGTACCAAGCCCTGCTGGCGCGCAAGTTCAGTCCCAATCTGTCGGTACAGCTGATGCCTACGCTGGTTCACCGCAACTATGTGGCCCTGCGCCGCGACCAGAACGACGTGTACGCTATAGGAGCAGCGGCACGGCAGAAACTAACGAAGCGCTTAGCCCTCACCGCCGAATATTATTACCTGCTACCCGGCAACACTGCCGACGACTATCGCAATTCGTTGGCTCTCGGCTTTGATATTGAAACGGGTGGCCACGTGTTTCAGCTGCATTTCACTAACTCACAAGGCATGATAGAGAAATTCTTCGTTCCGCAAACCACGGGCAACTTCTTTGATGGAGATATTTATTTTGGATTTAATATTTCCCGCGCCTTTCAGTTGAAAGACTCGAAATAA
- a CDS encoding acyltransferase, whose product MSYLIQHGSFVLRQRYYARFQHFFRKLWLGFQGMKVGKGTELPRLHITWPHQVTLGVNCKLEHDIYFKYDGIWQPGSAIKIGDNVFIGSGCEFNISEGITIGNDALIASGCRFIDHNHGTALNELMRTQVGPKEAIIIEPDVWLGVNVVVLKGVTIGQGAIVAAGAIVTKSVGANEIWAGVPAKKIGERK is encoded by the coding sequence ATGAGTTATTTAATCCAGCACGGTTCTTTCGTTCTCAGACAAAGATATTACGCGCGGTTTCAGCATTTTTTCAGAAAACTATGGTTGGGTTTCCAAGGTATGAAAGTAGGAAAAGGTACGGAGCTGCCTCGCCTGCATATTACGTGGCCTCACCAAGTAACACTAGGTGTTAATTGCAAACTAGAACACGACATTTATTTCAAATATGATGGTATTTGGCAGCCTGGATCTGCCATAAAAATTGGCGATAATGTTTTTATTGGCTCAGGATGCGAGTTCAATATCAGTGAGGGAATTACTATTGGTAATGATGCTTTAATTGCTTCGGGGTGCCGATTTATTGACCATAACCACGGCACGGCGCTCAACGAATTGATGAGGACGCAGGTCGGCCCTAAAGAAGCTATTATCATAGAGCCTGATGTGTGGCTGGGTGTAAACGTGGTGGTGCTGAAAGGCGTAACGATTGGGCAGGGCGCTATAGTTGCTGCTGGCGCAATAGTCACTAAATCGGTAGGAGCTAACGAAATATGGGCAGGAGTGCCGGCTAAGAAAATAGGCGAGCGTAAGTGA
- the secF gene encoding protein translocase subunit SecF, which yields MAMNPSGAKRWQKMTGANIGRQVGIVLDDYVYSDPVVQSEIAGGNTSISGNFSIEEAQDLSNVLKAGKLPAPTRIVEEAVVGPSLGQEAINQGLYSSLAGLVIIMAFMALYYGRAGMVADAALLFNSFLILGVLAQFSFALTLPGIAGLILVFASSVDANVLIFERIREELDHGLTLHDAIAKGYSRAFSAIFDSNVTTLIIALILFIFGTGPVQNFAVTLLIGIFTSFLSAVYISRLIIEWLVKGKTVSKITFSTFLSRKLFTNMNFDIVGKRKIAYAFSTVFIVIGFVLMAVQGGPNLGVDFRGGRAYVVDFAKPEVASDVREAVTEAFQGAGTEVKTFGQPTRLRITTGYLADDESVAADKKVEATLMAGLKKYGADNPQIKSTSKVGATIADDIKRTSVLSLGLTLLGIFVYVLFRFEKWQYSMAAVVALFHDALLVIACFPIARLFGLNYEMDQIFVAAVLTIIGFSMNDTVVIYDRIREYLRENPKLTFAQVVNPALNSTFSRTMITFTTLFLVVLVLYIFGGETLRSFSFAMLVGIIFGTYSSLFIATPIILDTYGRKEARERGTDLSTKIADDVDAPKLSKATV from the coding sequence ATGGCTATGAACCCTTCGGGCGCTAAGCGGTGGCAGAAAATGACTGGCGCCAATATCGGCCGTCAGGTGGGCATCGTGCTCGACGACTATGTGTACTCTGACCCAGTGGTGCAGTCGGAAATTGCCGGCGGCAACACCAGCATCTCCGGCAACTTCTCGATTGAAGAAGCGCAAGATCTTTCCAACGTACTGAAGGCCGGTAAACTGCCCGCCCCTACCCGCATTGTAGAAGAAGCGGTAGTTGGTCCGTCGCTCGGTCAAGAAGCCATCAACCAAGGGTTGTATTCTTCGCTGGCTGGTCTGGTTATCATCATGGCGTTCATGGCGCTCTACTACGGTCGCGCTGGTATGGTAGCCGACGCCGCGTTGCTGTTCAACAGCTTTCTGATTTTGGGCGTACTGGCGCAGTTTTCCTTCGCCCTCACGCTGCCGGGTATTGCTGGTTTGATACTGGTATTTGCCTCGTCGGTGGATGCCAACGTGTTGATCTTCGAGCGTATTCGGGAAGAACTCGACCACGGTCTGACTTTGCACGATGCTATTGCCAAAGGGTACTCGCGCGCTTTCTCGGCCATCTTCGACTCCAACGTTACCACGCTCATCATTGCCTTGATTCTGTTCATCTTCGGAACGGGTCCGGTGCAGAACTTCGCCGTAACGCTGCTGATTGGTATTTTCACCTCGTTCCTATCGGCCGTGTACATCTCGCGCCTGATCATTGAGTGGCTGGTGAAAGGCAAGACGGTCAGCAAGATTACGTTCTCGACTTTCCTCTCGCGGAAGCTGTTCACCAACATGAACTTCGACATCGTGGGCAAGCGCAAGATTGCCTACGCCTTCTCTACCGTCTTCATTGTAATCGGCTTCGTGCTGATGGCTGTGCAAGGTGGCCCGAACTTGGGTGTTGACTTCCGTGGTGGCCGCGCCTACGTGGTTGATTTCGCCAAGCCTGAGGTAGCATCCGATGTTCGTGAGGCTGTGACCGAAGCCTTCCAAGGCGCGGGCACCGAAGTGAAAACGTTCGGTCAGCCTACTCGTTTGCGCATTACCACGGGCTACCTCGCCGACGATGAGAGCGTAGCGGCCGACAAAAAAGTGGAAGCTACATTGATGGCCGGCCTCAAAAAGTATGGCGCCGACAATCCACAGATCAAGAGCACCTCGAAAGTAGGCGCTACTATTGCCGACGACATCAAGCGGACTTCGGTGTTGAGCCTTGGCCTGACGCTGCTCGGCATTTTCGTCTACGTGTTGTTCCGCTTCGAGAAGTGGCAGTACTCGATGGCGGCGGTAGTGGCCCTGTTCCACGATGCGCTGCTGGTTATTGCCTGCTTCCCGATTGCGCGCCTGTTTGGTCTGAACTACGAGATGGACCAGATTTTCGTGGCGGCGGTGCTTACCATCATCGGTTTCTCGATGAACGACACTGTAGTTATCTACGACCGGATTCGGGAATACCTGCGGGAGAACCCCAAGCTCACGTTCGCTCAAGTAGTGAACCCGGCTTTGAACAGCACGTTCTCGCGCACCATGATTACGTTTACCACGCTGTTCTTAGTGGTGCTCGTGTTGTACATCTTTGGTGGTGAAACGCTTCGCTCGTTCTCGTTTGCAATGCTGGTAGGTATCATCTTCGGTACGTACTCGTCGTTGTTCATCGCGACGCCGATTATCCTCGATACCTACGGCCGTAAAGAAGCCCGCGAGCGTGGTACCGACCTCTCTACCAAAATTGCCGATGACGTTGACGCGCCTAAGTTGTCGAAGGCTACGGTATAA
- a CDS encoding RNA polymerase sigma factor — protein sequence MPSLELDSALLTEILTGCQRLEQASQRRLYMLYYSYGLSVCLRYLHDRDAALEAVNDGFMKVFQDLPRFDTSRHTDVSGSLRGWIRKIMVHTAIDRFRANSRHAFQTDLDTVAGSHADGGHSPLDNLSFEELLQLIGQLTPAYRAVFNMYVIDGYTHEEIATQLGISVGASKSNLFKAREHLKTLLKKNKHHAYAKYVG from the coding sequence GTGCCTAGCCTTGAACTAGATTCTGCGCTGCTTACTGAAATCCTGACCGGCTGCCAAAGGCTGGAACAGGCTAGTCAGCGGCGGCTGTACATGCTCTACTATAGCTACGGGCTAAGTGTCTGCTTGCGCTACCTCCACGACCGGGATGCAGCCTTGGAAGCCGTGAACGATGGCTTCATGAAAGTTTTTCAGGATCTGCCGCGCTTCGACACTTCCCGTCATACCGACGTGTCGGGTTCTTTGCGCGGTTGGATTCGCAAAATCATGGTGCACACGGCCATAGACCGGTTCCGGGCCAATTCGCGGCACGCTTTCCAAACGGATTTGGATACGGTAGCTGGTTCTCATGCCGATGGCGGCCATTCTCCGCTCGATAATCTGTCTTTCGAAGAATTGCTGCAGTTGATTGGACAGCTCACACCGGCTTATCGGGCGGTGTTCAACATGTACGTCATTGATGGGTATACCCACGAAGAAATTGCCACGCAACTCGGCATTTCGGTGGGTGCCTCCAAATCAAACCTTTTCAAAGCGCGGGAGCATCTAAAAACTCTTCTTAAAAAAAATAAACACCATGCGTACGCCAAATATGTCGGATGA
- a CDS encoding YceI family protein → MKHQVILIVLLLSGLTAMPALAQSKFLTRTGTISFFSATPIEDIEARNEQVGAAVDVQSGQIAFTVPMKGFQFPRSLMQEHFNENYVESEKYPKATFSGALVNWTAAALPATGPQTVQVEGDLTIHGVTKRVRVPGTLEKQGNRLLVKSKFAVAPADYNIEIPALVRNQIAKSVDVTVNLACNPAP, encoded by the coding sequence ATGAAGCATCAAGTAATACTTATCGTGCTTTTGCTTAGTGGGCTAACGGCCATGCCTGCATTAGCGCAAAGCAAGTTTCTGACGCGCACAGGCACTATCAGTTTCTTTTCGGCCACGCCCATCGAGGACATTGAGGCACGAAACGAGCAAGTGGGCGCCGCCGTGGATGTGCAGTCGGGACAAATTGCCTTTACGGTACCCATGAAGGGGTTTCAATTCCCTAGGTCACTAATGCAAGAGCACTTCAACGAAAACTACGTGGAATCGGAGAAGTACCCGAAAGCTACTTTTTCGGGGGCTCTTGTCAACTGGACTGCAGCCGCGCTGCCCGCAACAGGCCCACAAACTGTGCAGGTGGAAGGCGACCTGACCATTCATGGCGTAACCAAGCGCGTGCGCGTACCGGGCACGCTGGAAAAACAAGGCAACCGCCTACTAGTCAAGTCGAAGTTTGCCGTGGCTCCGGCCGATTACAACATTGAAATTCCGGCGCTGGTGCGCAACCAGATTGCCAAATCGGTGGACGTAACCGTGAATCTAGCCTGTAACCCAGCTCCCTAA